From Paenibacillus sp. V4I7, one genomic window encodes:
- a CDS encoding sensor histidine kinase, producing MQKWHQIFHKKTGLSPYVWVVFYILPFYFIFRSSATYQIVLGIIMIVVFFICYVLSFISKGWLVYFWSSVQILISITMTLLFSYVYFSLFLAFFIGNIQNRAGFITLYSIHLISTIVTINYGLVSQNPVYITQLPFVIISVIGVVLLPVTTYNRNKSDKLQGQLEDANKRISELVKLEERQRIARDLHDTLGQKLSLIGLKSDLAGKLISKNPTQAQIEINDVRQTARSALKEVREMVTSMRGTRLEDEMFRVKQILKAAEIDLILEGDPQLTNTSLMNENVVSMCLKEAITNIIKHSSASTCSIAIEPSQTDLVIKVGDNGVGMARESVVLLGNGLRGMKERLEFVNGCMEIVSNNGTTIVIKVPNVFKPPEREAGI from the coding sequence ATGCAAAAGTGGCATCAAATTTTTCACAAAAAAACAGGTCTTAGTCCGTATGTATGGGTTGTCTTTTACATCCTCCCTTTTTACTTCATATTTCGTTCTTCTGCCACTTACCAAATTGTCTTAGGCATCATTATGATTGTTGTATTCTTTATTTGCTACGTTCTTTCATTTATTTCAAAAGGTTGGCTCGTGTACTTTTGGTCGAGTGTACAAATTCTGATTTCAATCACTATGACTTTACTGTTTAGCTATGTATATTTCTCACTGTTTTTAGCCTTTTTTATTGGCAATATTCAAAATCGAGCCGGGTTTATTACGTTATACAGCATTCATCTAATAAGCACCATTGTAACGATCAACTATGGACTCGTATCCCAAAACCCGGTATATATTACGCAGCTGCCGTTCGTCATTATTAGTGTGATTGGTGTTGTTCTCCTTCCGGTTACTACTTACAACCGAAACAAGAGTGATAAACTGCAGGGACAGCTAGAGGACGCAAATAAACGAATTTCCGAGCTGGTAAAGCTGGAAGAACGCCAAAGAATCGCTCGCGACTTACACGATACACTAGGTCAGAAGCTCTCATTAATTGGCTTAAAGAGTGATTTGGCGGGGAAATTAATTAGCAAAAACCCGACTCAAGCACAAATTGAAATCAATGATGTTCGGCAGACGGCTAGAAGTGCATTAAAAGAAGTTCGAGAAATGGTTACTTCGATGCGGGGGACTAGACTCGAGGATGAGATGTTTCGCGTTAAGCAGATTTTAAAGGCAGCTGAAATCGACCTCATTTTGGAAGGGGACCCTCAGTTGACGAACACCTCCCTGATGAATGAGAATGTGGTAAGTATGTGCTTAAAAGAAGCCATTACTAATATTATTAAACATAGCAGCGCTTCTACCTGTTCGATCGCCATTGAGCCATCACAGACCGATTTGGTTATCAAGGTGGGGGACAATGGAGTCGGCATGGCCAGAGAATCTGTTGTTTTACTTGGAAATGGACTGCGCGGCATGAAAGAGCGGCTTGAGTTTGTGAACGGATGCATGGAAATTGTTTCGAACAATGGAACGACGATCGTTATCAAAGTGCCGAATGTCTTCAAACCACCGGAAAGGGAGGCGGGGATATGA
- a CDS encoding fatty acid desaturase: MTQSTLSNLKKQVAPYEKSSTKASVKQLINTLGPLLLLWYAAYLSLSVSYWITLPITFIASGFVIRTFIIFHDCCHQSFFKSRRANEIIGTITGILTLFPYQQWKNSHSIHHATSSNLEKRGTGDMWVFTVEEYAASSLWRRVAYRLYRNPFIMFGLGPIFLFLFTNRFNTKGAKRKERISTYLTNVSIIILYAFMCWAIGWQSFVMIQAPLVFVAGLLGIWLFYVQHQFEDSYFENEDEWSYVKAAVDGSSYYKLPKLLQWITGNIGFHHVHHLSPKVPNYNLEKAHNATPPLQKATTITISTSLQSLRFRLWDEQNKTFVGYNKKQVLPNQDKQTSLGNNIKVRKSVI, encoded by the coding sequence ATGACCCAATCTACGCTATCCAATTTAAAAAAACAGGTTGCCCCTTATGAAAAATCAAGTACGAAGGCGAGTGTTAAGCAGCTAATCAACACCTTAGGACCTTTATTGCTGCTATGGTATGCTGCGTATCTAAGCCTATCTGTCTCTTATTGGATAACATTACCGATTACGTTCATTGCTTCCGGGTTCGTTATACGGACATTTATCATTTTCCATGATTGTTGTCACCAATCATTCTTCAAAAGCCGCCGAGCTAACGAAATCATCGGTACGATAACGGGTATCCTTACGCTCTTTCCGTATCAACAATGGAAGAACAGTCATTCCATTCATCATGCAACAAGCAGTAACCTTGAGAAACGCGGTACAGGTGATATGTGGGTATTTACTGTCGAGGAATATGCGGCTTCTTCATTATGGCGCCGAGTTGCCTATCGATTATATCGGAATCCATTTATTATGTTCGGCCTTGGCCCCATCTTTTTATTCCTATTTACGAACCGTTTTAATACAAAAGGTGCGAAGCGTAAGGAAAGAATCAGTACTTACTTGACTAATGTTTCCATCATTATTCTATATGCATTTATGTGTTGGGCTATTGGATGGCAGTCGTTTGTTATGATCCAAGCTCCGCTCGTTTTCGTAGCCGGCTTGTTGGGGATTTGGTTGTTCTATGTACAGCATCAGTTTGAGGATTCCTACTTTGAGAACGAAGATGAGTGGAGTTATGTGAAAGCCGCGGTAGATGGAAGCTCTTATTACAAGCTGCCCAAGCTTTTACAATGGATAACCGGAAATATTGGGTTTCATCATGTGCATCATTTGAGTCCGAAAGTGCCAAATTATAACTTGGAGAAGGCGCATAATGCAACACCTCCGCTGCAAAAAGCAACGACGATTACAATCAGCACGAGTCTACAATCATTACGTTTCCGTCTTTGGGACGAGCAAAACAAAACGTTTGTCGGTTATAATAAAAAACAGGTGCTCCCTAATCAAGATAAGCAAACTTCTTTGGGGAACAACATAAAAGTCCGTAAATCGGTCATTTAA
- a CDS encoding helix-turn-helix transcriptional regulator: MDTKERLQALSEFLTTHRARIQPSEAGVLGGSRRRTPGLRREEVASIAGVSTTWYTWLEQGRDIKMSVQVLDRIALALQLNEDERQYLFMLALEQPAPTTFVDKIPTISPALSRILTELHDCPTIISDRRCNIVGWNQAAAAIFLDFAIIPVEQRNMIWLLFTRKELKALAVNWNDFVKGFLAMFRSYYGQYVGDNWYSEFIEQISEQSQDFRAFWNQSDVSSAPEVFIEFRHAKVGKMLFDLTTLQVQGRTDLRCSVYTPSPGSDTDSKVRLLMSKLADQDHD; this comes from the coding sequence GTGGATACAAAGGAACGGTTGCAGGCGCTGTCAGAGTTTTTAACTACTCATCGTGCTAGAATCCAACCAAGTGAAGCTGGAGTACTGGGTGGGAGTCGTAGACGAACACCAGGCTTACGCAGAGAAGAAGTGGCGTCAATTGCAGGTGTCAGCACGACCTGGTATACCTGGTTAGAGCAGGGAAGAGATATCAAAATGTCCGTGCAAGTACTGGACCGTATCGCATTAGCTTTGCAGCTTAATGAGGATGAACGCCAGTATCTATTCATGCTGGCTCTGGAGCAGCCGGCACCGACCACATTTGTAGATAAGATACCTACGATCAGCCCAGCGTTAAGCAGAATCCTGACAGAACTTCACGATTGCCCTACGATTATTTCAGATCGCCGATGTAATATTGTTGGATGGAATCAAGCTGCCGCGGCTATATTCCTAGATTTTGCGATTATCCCTGTAGAACAAAGAAATATGATATGGCTGCTTTTTACACGTAAAGAATTGAAAGCACTGGCTGTAAACTGGAATGATTTTGTAAAGGGATTCTTGGCGATGTTTCGATCTTATTATGGGCAATATGTGGGAGATAACTGGTATAGTGAGTTCATCGAGCAGATCAGTGAGCAGAGCCAGGATTTTAGAGCTTTTTGGAACCAAAGTGATGTGAGTTCAGCCCCTGAAGTGTTCATTGAATTCAGGCATGCTAAAGTGGGGAAAATGCTGTTCGATTTGACAACGCTTCAAGTACAAGGGCGTACCGATTTGAGATGCAGTGTGTATACACCTTCTCCTGGTTCGGATACCGATTCGAAAGTGAGACTTTTGATGAGCAAACTAGCGGATCAGGACCATGACTAA
- the fabF gene encoding beta-ketoacyl-ACP synthase II, protein MKRVVVTGMGVITPIGNQVDTFWGNLTDGKSGITKIDHMDLTDYKTNFAGVVRNFDAEAAVGRRDVRRMDRYCQFAVAAAKQALDDAALVIDSTNEERIGVYIGSGIGGIQTILDNYRTLLTRGPSRVSPTVVPMMIANMAAAQVSILFGAKGPSLAPVTACATGNNAIGEAFKLIQRGGADAVIAGGAEATVTDLALAGFGNATALSTRCDAPEQASRPFDAERDGFVTAEGAGVLVLESLEHAERRGARIHAELVGYGSTSDAYHIVATDPEGLGAYRAMREAIFDAGIAAAEIDTINAHATSTIAGDLSETLAIKRLLGRGAYNVPISANKSMLGHMLGAAGGVEAVALIKTLQDGLIPPTINLHHPDPGCDLDYVPHVARRAELRYGLSSSFGFGGHNAVLIFKKHE, encoded by the coding sequence ATGAAACGTGTAGTTGTGACAGGTATGGGTGTCATTACACCCATTGGGAATCAAGTGGATACGTTTTGGGGGAATCTTACGGATGGTAAATCAGGTATTACCAAAATAGATCATATGGATCTAACGGATTATAAAACCAACTTTGCTGGAGTGGTTCGAAATTTCGATGCTGAAGCAGCTGTTGGTCGGCGAGATGTACGCCGGATGGACCGATACTGCCAATTTGCAGTTGCCGCGGCCAAGCAGGCTCTTGATGATGCAGCTTTAGTTATTGACTCCACGAATGAGGAACGTATAGGCGTCTATATTGGCTCTGGTATTGGCGGCATTCAGACGATTCTGGACAATTATCGTACGTTACTAACCCGCGGACCAAGCCGCGTGAGTCCGACCGTTGTACCCATGATGATCGCCAATATGGCGGCGGCACAGGTCAGTATCCTGTTCGGTGCCAAGGGCCCCTCCCTAGCTCCAGTGACCGCTTGCGCCACGGGAAATAACGCCATTGGCGAAGCTTTCAAGCTTATCCAGCGCGGAGGCGCAGACGCCGTCATTGCCGGTGGCGCCGAAGCGACGGTTACCGACCTCGCGCTGGCTGGCTTCGGCAATGCGACGGCGCTGTCGACGCGCTGTGACGCGCCGGAGCAGGCAAGCCGCCCGTTCGACGCGGAGCGGGACGGCTTCGTCACCGCCGAAGGCGCCGGCGTGCTCGTGCTGGAGTCGCTCGAGCATGCCGAGCGACGAGGGGCGCGGATCCATGCCGAGCTCGTCGGCTATGGATCAACCTCGGACGCCTACCACATCGTGGCGACCGATCCTGAAGGCTTGGGGGCTTACCGAGCCATGCGCGAAGCGATATTCGACGCCGGAATAGCGGCGGCGGAGATCGACACGATCAACGCACACGCGACGAGCACGATCGCTGGCGATCTCTCAGAGACGCTCGCCATCAAGCGGCTGCTTGGTCGCGGTGCGTATAACGTGCCAATCAGCGCAAACAAGTCCATGCTCGGCCATATGCTTGGCGCAGCCGGCGGTGTAGAAGCCGTCGCGCTGATCAAGACCTTGCAGGACGGCCTAATCCCGCCTACGATAAATCTGCATCATCCAGATCCTGGGTGCGATCTTGATTATGTTCCACACGTTGCAAGACGAGCTGAACTACGTTACGGTTTATCCAGCTCATTCGGATTTGGCGGGCATAACGCCGTCCTCATTTTCAAAAAACACGAATAA
- a CDS encoding CLC_0170 family protein, with translation MITFNYYTVLLLLISGILILCFDVRIYVKANMIKEKKGALITGWLSIALAFISFCSYYIYERWFWN, from the coding sequence ATGATTACCTTTAACTATTACACGGTTTTGTTATTACTAATCTCTGGGATCCTCATTTTATGTTTCGATGTTCGAATCTATGTGAAGGCTAATATGATCAAAGAAAAAAAAGGTGCCCTTATTACAGGGTGGCTCAGTATAGCCCTCGCTTTCATCTCATTTTGCAGCTACTATATTTATGAGAGATGGTTCTGGAATTAG
- a CDS encoding Ger(x)C family spore germination protein, translating into MISVWRKRIKLIFVFLLLVPMLTGCWDRLEIEDRAVILAIAIDEAKPQDANESSNATQILKDPKSNKGLIRITVQIAVPGRIPLGTGGTGGVPAGQKPVWVLSSVGSTINDSLMNLQQQLADRLFFGHLRVIVVSEAMARRGIENEKDFFRRQPQVRRTVWMVVSKGKASDIMSATPQLERVPTLYLVATLDRAKEMGKLPNNFLGVFYSASSAKGQEGSLPYLDLKKESNIEIAGLAYFKGDKMEGITTPLQIGHFMAMKQINPGGYSVISQIPGSETLVMFQSTHRKAKITTEIINGKIHATVVSQIEGDLREKSDENLTLTKETIRKLEQNIEKEGKIGFLKLIHQTQKDGCDIFGFGEDVRAFHPYYWNKAIKSKQKWQEMYREMSVDVKLSINIRRIGTKTK; encoded by the coding sequence GTGATCAGCGTGTGGCGAAAACGGATTAAATTGATTTTTGTTTTCCTTTTGCTCGTACCTATGCTTACAGGATGCTGGGATCGTTTAGAAATCGAAGATCGAGCCGTTATTTTAGCCATTGCCATTGATGAGGCCAAACCGCAAGATGCGAATGAAAGCAGCAATGCAACGCAAATACTTAAAGATCCGAAGTCGAATAAAGGATTAATACGTATCACCGTACAAATTGCCGTTCCGGGACGTATTCCTTTGGGGACAGGAGGTACAGGAGGTGTTCCGGCCGGGCAAAAACCTGTCTGGGTGCTGAGCAGCGTTGGGAGTACAATCAACGATTCTTTGATGAATCTGCAGCAGCAATTGGCGGATCGCTTGTTTTTCGGTCATTTACGTGTAATCGTGGTGTCAGAAGCGATGGCAAGAAGGGGGATCGAAAATGAGAAAGATTTCTTCCGTCGTCAGCCCCAGGTAAGAAGAACAGTTTGGATGGTTGTGTCCAAAGGGAAAGCTTCTGATATTATGAGTGCGACTCCGCAATTGGAGCGTGTTCCCACTTTATATCTAGTGGCCACTCTAGACCGTGCTAAGGAAATGGGTAAACTGCCAAATAATTTCTTAGGCGTTTTCTATAGTGCTAGTTCGGCTAAAGGACAGGAAGGATCTCTCCCTTATCTGGATTTGAAGAAAGAATCTAACATTGAAATTGCCGGATTGGCTTATTTTAAAGGTGATAAAATGGAGGGAATCACTACGCCTCTACAAATCGGTCACTTTATGGCAATGAAGCAAATCAATCCTGGAGGATACAGCGTCATCTCACAGATACCCGGATCAGAAACCCTTGTCATGTTTCAATCTACTCATCGTAAAGCGAAAATTACTACGGAGATCATAAACGGTAAAATTCATGCCACAGTTGTAAGTCAAATAGAAGGAGATTTACGGGAAAAATCAGATGAAAATTTGACGTTAACGAAGGAAACAATTCGAAAATTAGAGCAAAACATAGAAAAGGAGGGGAAAATAGGGTTCCTAAAATTAATTCACCAGACCCAAAAGGACGGCTGCGACATCTTCGGTTTCGGGGAAGACGTGCGTGCTTTCCATCCTTACTATTGGAATAAGGCAATTAAAAGTAAGCAGAAGTGGCAAGAAATGTATCGTGAAATGTCTGTTGATGTAAAACTAAGTATCAATATTCGACGAATCGGCACGAAAACGAAATAA